From a region of the Paenibacillus sp. R14(2021) genome:
- a CDS encoding sugar kinase, whose protein sequence is MVKHVRVAAFGEVMMRLQVPGYQLLSQAGSLDYSFSGTGVNVGSALASFGYDASLITRLPGNALGDAAAASLRKLGLSTADVIRGGSSLGMYFLESGFGARPSRVTYAGRQASSFNTAPDDAYDYAMLAAGIDVVHFCGITLAMNDAVRRHMLELAAAVKAKGGTVVFDCNYRPGHWGEDGYTKAKPYYERMLRLADIVMMNERDAMCILGMPTTKTDRLEQLTELIPQAACRFGIAVIAGTHRTINSGNTHTLQGFLYKHEAFSFSDQLTFAVYDRIGAGDAFASGIIHGELASFEAERTVRFAAAAAMLAHTVAGDTPMSSENEILHAMTNANGDVIR, encoded by the coding sequence ATGGTTAAGCACGTGCGCGTCGCTGCGTTCGGCGAAGTCATGATGCGCCTGCAAGTGCCGGGATACCAACTATTGTCTCAAGCCGGCAGCTTGGACTATTCGTTCTCCGGCACGGGCGTGAACGTCGGCTCCGCGCTGGCAAGTTTCGGGTATGATGCCTCGCTCATCACGAGGCTGCCAGGCAACGCGCTCGGAGACGCTGCGGCTGCGAGCTTGCGGAAGCTGGGGCTTTCGACCGCTGATGTCATCCGCGGAGGCAGCTCCCTCGGGATGTATTTTCTGGAGAGCGGCTTCGGCGCAAGGCCGAGCCGCGTCACGTATGCGGGCCGGCAGGCGAGCAGCTTTAACACGGCGCCGGATGATGCATATGATTACGCCATGCTAGCCGCCGGCATTGATGTCGTTCATTTCTGCGGCATTACGCTTGCGATGAACGATGCCGTCAGGCGGCATATGCTTGAACTAGCCGCGGCCGTCAAGGCCAAGGGCGGCACAGTCGTCTTCGACTGCAATTATCGGCCGGGCCACTGGGGCGAGGACGGTTATACCAAAGCGAAGCCGTACTATGAGCGCATGCTGCGGCTCGCGGACATTGTGATGATGAACGAACGGGATGCGATGTGTATTCTCGGCATGCCGACGACCAAGACAGACCGTCTGGAGCAGCTCACTGAATTGATCCCGCAGGCGGCGTGCCGCTTCGGCATCGCCGTTATCGCGGGAACTCACAGAACCATTAACAGCGGCAATACGCACACGCTGCAAGGTTTTCTATATAAGCACGAAGCCTTCTCCTTCTCCGACCAGCTTACGTTTGCCGTATACGATCGAATCGGCGCGGGAGACGCCTTCGCGAGCGGAATCATCCATGGCGAGCTTGCCTCGTTCGAAGCAGAGCGGACGGTTCGTTTTGCGGCCGCGGCCGCAATGCTCGCGCACACGGTAGCGGGAGACACGCCGATGTCGAGCGAGAACGAAATTCTGCACGCCATGACGAACGCGAACGGAGACGTGATCCGATAA
- a CDS encoding carbohydrate ABC transporter permease yields the protein MTKRKATARRLAPLLLYAALIVILLLSLGPIVWVFLGSFKTRGEIYASAFGLPSRISFGNYAAAFQMAPIGKFFWNSLVVCTLTTALNVLVVAPFAYVLARFHIGAKKLLVAAVASVMLLPSQSLAVPIFTLLRSFHLLDTKTGLVLIYAAFGIPISFFILRSFFLSIPKSLEEAAGIDGAGFLVTFISVILPLSAPGLVTAAILQFLSAWNEFFFALVLTSGDQARTVPIALSYYLGTFSNNYPALFAAVILTILPPIAIFVFSQEKVVESLTAGAVKG from the coding sequence ATGACTAAGCGTAAAGCAACCGCTAGACGTCTTGCGCCCTTATTGCTCTACGCGGCGCTCATCGTCATCCTGCTGCTGTCCCTGGGTCCGATTGTATGGGTGTTTCTCGGCTCGTTCAAGACGCGAGGCGAGATCTATGCTTCCGCCTTCGGGCTGCCGTCCCGCATCTCGTTCGGCAATTACGCGGCTGCCTTCCAGATGGCACCGATCGGCAAGTTTTTCTGGAACAGCCTAGTCGTCTGCACGCTGACGACCGCGCTGAACGTGCTGGTCGTCGCTCCGTTCGCCTATGTGCTGGCCCGCTTCCATATCGGAGCGAAGAAGCTGCTCGTCGCCGCCGTCGCGTCGGTCATGCTGCTTCCTTCCCAATCACTTGCCGTTCCCATATTCACGCTGCTGCGCTCCTTTCACCTGCTCGATACCAAGACAGGCTTGGTGCTGATCTATGCCGCGTTCGGCATTCCGATCTCGTTCTTCATCCTGCGCAGCTTCTTCCTTAGCATTCCCAAATCACTGGAAGAAGCGGCCGGCATCGACGGCGCGGGATTCCTAGTCACCTTCATCAGCGTCATTCTGCCCTTATCGGCCCCCGGCCTGGTCACGGCCGCGATCCTTCAGTTCTTGAGCGCCTGGAACGAATTTTTCTTCGCGCTCGTCCTGACGAGCGGCGATCAGGCACGTACAGTGCCCATTGCGCTCAGCTATTATCTCGGCACCTTCTCGAACAATTATCCGGCGCTATTCGCCGCCGTCATCCTTACGATCCTGCCGCCGATCGCCATCTTCGTCTTCTCGCAGGAGAAGGTCGTTGAGAGCCTGACCGCCGGCGCGGTAAAAGGCTAA
- a CDS encoding ABC transporter substrate-binding protein has protein sequence MLGKVTKCVMISTAAALLLAGCSSQSSNGSASDTGSEASKVKLKVLNYHVGEDYAASFFKKLFDEFPNSPQGKGVSFDMQEIPTTDAYAQKIKVLFATGDIPDVILTSGNNILDLAVKSGKIADLTPYFDADPAWKATFDPGALERNSIDGKIYAVPNQKEIAMIYYNKALFKKAGIPEPATSFASWDEFFTACQKLKAAGITPLSLDTNDFAWLSSMFLGAMIGTSSDEGNKFMNELHPVHFDTPEVVDALKNLQTMLKSYTTQDAVGGKYDPMAAHFLMGDVAMIANGPWMVPDFSNKEKAADGLASQIGVMLFPKDGMVNVPGAGDMVSAASKAKTDAAVNFLKYETSLDNQITSLKMTGIIPVSSKAVVPGDFNKENPLIGRMLELSVKAKYQFGENQANWYQNTLDTLSKQLPELAFDKITPEDFAKKLEEAAQKNH, from the coding sequence ATGTTAGGTAAAGTGACAAAATGCGTCATGATTTCGACAGCAGCAGCCTTGTTGTTAGCCGGCTGCTCCAGCCAATCATCCAACGGCTCCGCATCCGATACCGGCAGCGAGGCCAGCAAGGTGAAGCTGAAAGTACTGAATTACCATGTCGGCGAAGACTACGCGGCATCCTTCTTCAAGAAGCTGTTCGATGAATTTCCTAATTCTCCTCAAGGCAAGGGCGTCAGCTTCGACATGCAGGAAATTCCGACAACTGACGCATACGCTCAGAAAATCAAGGTGCTGTTCGCGACGGGCGATATCCCCGACGTCATCCTGACCTCCGGAAACAACATTCTCGACCTTGCGGTCAAATCTGGGAAAATTGCGGATCTAACGCCGTATTTCGATGCCGATCCGGCATGGAAGGCGACCTTCGATCCGGGCGCCCTCGAGCGCAACAGCATTGACGGCAAAATCTACGCCGTGCCGAACCAGAAGGAAATCGCCATGATCTATTATAATAAAGCGCTGTTCAAAAAAGCGGGAATTCCCGAGCCGGCCACATCGTTCGCTTCGTGGGATGAATTTTTTACGGCCTGCCAGAAGCTGAAGGCAGCAGGTATCACCCCGTTATCCCTGGATACGAACGATTTTGCATGGCTCTCCTCAATGTTCCTCGGTGCCATGATTGGCACGTCAAGCGATGAGGGCAACAAGTTCATGAACGAGCTGCACCCGGTTCACTTCGATACGCCGGAGGTGGTCGACGCGCTCAAGAACCTGCAAACCATGCTCAAATCCTACACGACGCAGGATGCCGTCGGCGGCAAATACGATCCAATGGCCGCGCACTTCCTCATGGGCGACGTCGCGATGATCGCGAACGGACCGTGGATGGTACCGGATTTCAGCAACAAAGAAAAAGCAGCCGACGGGCTCGCGAGCCAAATCGGCGTCATGCTCTTCCCGAAAGACGGCATGGTGAACGTCCCGGGCGCAGGAGACATGGTTTCCGCCGCCAGCAAGGCAAAGACGGACGCCGCGGTCAATTTCCTGAAATACGAGACGTCACTCGACAATCAGATCACCTCGCTCAAAATGACCGGCATCATTCCCGTTTCGTCCAAAGCGGTCGTGCCGGGCGATTTCAACAAGGAGAATCCGCTCATCGGCCGAATGCTCGAATTGTCGGTGAAAGCCAAATACCAATTCGGCGAGAACCAAGCCAACTGGTATCAAAATACGCTGGACACGCTGAGCAAGCAGCTGCCTGAGCTCGCATTCGACAAGATCACGCCGGAGGATTTCGCCAAGAAGCTGGAAGAAGCGGCGCAAAAGAACCACTAA
- a CDS encoding KDGP aldolase family protein encodes MSTMTKRFYQGRAALNVLANSDQNAKAVFEAAEGFVLIGVLSKDYPTVEAAVAAMKQYGEAIDDAVSIGLGAGDNRQAAVVAEIVKHYPGTHINQVFPAVGATRANLGGRDSWINSLVSPTGQAGFVNISTGPVSAAQPEQAIVPVKTAIALVRDMGGNALKYFPMNGLSCEAELRAVAKACAEEGFALEPTGGIDMDNFEPILRIALEAGVPQVIPHVYSSIMDKASGSTNVQDVRVLLETMKKLVESYG; translated from the coding sequence AACGTGCTGGCAAACAGCGACCAGAATGCGAAGGCGGTATTCGAAGCAGCCGAAGGCTTCGTGCTTATCGGCGTCCTCTCGAAAGACTACCCGACCGTCGAAGCGGCAGTCGCGGCGATGAAGCAGTACGGCGAAGCGATCGACGATGCGGTCTCGATCGGACTCGGTGCCGGGGATAACCGGCAGGCGGCTGTCGTTGCGGAGATCGTGAAGCACTACCCCGGTACGCATATTAATCAAGTTTTCCCGGCTGTAGGTGCTACCCGAGCGAATCTGGGCGGGCGAGACAGCTGGATTAACAGCCTTGTTTCGCCGACAGGGCAAGCCGGCTTCGTGAACATTTCGACAGGCCCTGTGAGCGCTGCGCAGCCCGAGCAGGCGATCGTTCCCGTGAAGACGGCGATCGCGCTCGTGCGCGACATGGGGGGCAACGCGCTGAAGTACTTCCCGATGAACGGCTTAAGCTGCGAGGCTGAACTGCGCGCTGTGGCGAAGGCATGCGCCGAGGAAGGGTTCGCTCTCGAGCCTACAGGCGGCATCGATATGGACAATTTCGAGCCCATCCTGCGAATTGCGCTTGAAGCGGGCGTGCCGCAGGTTATTCCGCATGTCTACTCCTCGATCATGGATAAGGCGTCCGGCAGCACGAACGTACAGGACGTGCGCGTGCTGCTTGAGACGATGAAGAAGCTGGTCGAAAGCTATGGTTAA
- a CDS encoding GNAT family N-acetyltransferase codes for MIEIRLLTEEEMQGAADGADAVFRDRDMSSMKEAFPFIFNSRTSHSHGLFMENELLVFMGLVPATARLGSARLSVLSLGAVYAVEAARNKGYASRLLEAVKTYGRQAGASLLLVSGDGPLYSRAGCRKFGDAYRFELNRAFAEANRPDSVKLQTREALHRDELGMHRLAAERRSAFEQSIWDFSVLIRTESNISGHKMKQRVYLAGRDGSPDAFAVIAHPTSLSNQPPRVIEWAGEPGALLKLLAHVMLDTDMDRLTFTVTASEHELLGALNTHAFRKERIRNQGTLLVLDAARLIDQLRPYLEEAAPSSGSRLSARSSEDGSTVLSLPGLPDAVLTHEELVSLFFDAKPGPPLPDGWGAAAASLFPLPFPYTDGLNFI; via the coding sequence ATGATCGAGATTCGCCTCTTAACCGAGGAAGAAATGCAAGGCGCCGCGGACGGCGCCGACGCAGTCTTCCGGGATCGGGACATGAGCTCCATGAAAGAAGCCTTCCCTTTTATTTTCAATTCCCGGACATCCCACTCCCACGGATTGTTCATGGAGAACGAGCTGCTCGTCTTCATGGGCCTCGTGCCCGCCACCGCAAGGCTCGGCAGCGCCCGCTTGTCGGTCCTCTCTCTCGGCGCCGTATACGCGGTAGAAGCCGCTCGGAACAAAGGCTATGCAAGCCGTCTGCTGGAGGCCGTCAAGACTTACGGACGCCAAGCCGGCGCCTCCTTGCTGCTTGTATCGGGCGACGGTCCGCTTTACAGCCGCGCCGGCTGCCGGAAGTTCGGCGATGCGTACCGTTTCGAGCTGAACCGCGCCTTCGCCGAAGCGAACAGACCTGATTCCGTTAAGCTGCAGACGAGGGAAGCGCTGCACCGGGACGAGCTCGGGATGCACCGGCTCGCCGCCGAGCGCCGTTCCGCCTTCGAGCAGAGCATCTGGGACTTCTCCGTCCTGATCCGCACGGAATCGAATATCAGCGGGCATAAAATGAAACAGCGCGTCTATCTTGCAGGCAGGGACGGATCGCCAGACGCGTTCGCCGTCATCGCGCACCCGACCTCCCTGTCCAACCAGCCGCCGCGGGTTATCGAATGGGCCGGGGAGCCGGGCGCGCTCCTGAAGCTGCTCGCCCATGTGATGCTCGATACGGACATGGATCGGCTGACGTTCACCGTTACCGCCAGCGAGCACGAGCTGCTCGGTGCATTGAACACGCACGCATTCCGCAAAGAGCGGATCCGCAATCAAGGCACGCTGCTCGTCCTCGACGCAGCCCGGCTGATCGATCAATTACGCCCGTATCTGGAAGAAGCCGCTCCCTCCTCCGGCTCAAGGCTTTCCGCGCGGTCATCGGAAGACGGAAGCACCGTTCTCTCGCTGCCCGGACTGCCGGATGCCGTCTTGACGCACGAAGAGCTGGTTTCACTCTTCTTCGACGCCAAGCCCGGCCCGCCGCTGCCTGATGGCTGGGGAGCCGCGGCAGCCAGTCTGTTCCCGCTTCCGTTCCCGTATACGGACGGGCTGAATTTCATCTAA
- a CDS encoding zinc-binding dehydrogenase, translating into MLQKIAYNEVVLRPPFCGGTRQGEIGISEREAIRMRTKAWYVKAPFDFELREGELGEIGEDEVLIRVKACGICGTDMTSAKTAAADWEPIGHEISGIVEQAGARVTHVQAGSTVTLETSTFCRTCDWCRDGRYDLCNKGPSFWGRNFSMGFADYIVAPKEVVVPYEGLSFPVASLVEPLGVAVDLTEVVDIQMGDDVLVLGLGPIGLMALRLAKLRGARKIYAAARSHSVKRIETALAFGADEIIYTDKTPLETYPFERGGVDRVLVTAPPSTIPSAFKAARTGGVIGFIGIEFGAGANITFDANEFHFKKLQLRASHATPALFFPRCIELLKSGAVDGDALVTHTFGLEQFADAMKELRDDRGSAIKMVMVNP; encoded by the coding sequence GTGCTGCAGAAGATTGCTTATAATGAAGTTGTCCTGCGTCCGCCGTTCTGCGGCGGCACGCGGCAAGGTGAAATCGGCATTTCGGAGAGGGAGGCCATACGAATGAGAACGAAGGCATGGTATGTCAAAGCCCCATTCGACTTCGAGCTTCGCGAAGGCGAGCTTGGCGAGATCGGTGAGGATGAAGTCTTAATAAGGGTCAAAGCCTGCGGCATTTGCGGCACGGACATGACGAGCGCGAAGACGGCCGCGGCGGATTGGGAGCCGATCGGCCACGAGATTTCGGGCATTGTCGAGCAAGCAGGCGCGCGCGTCACGCATGTGCAAGCAGGCAGCACAGTAACGCTGGAGACGAGCACGTTCTGCCGTACCTGCGATTGGTGCCGGGACGGACGGTACGATTTGTGCAATAAGGGACCGAGCTTCTGGGGACGGAATTTCTCCATGGGGTTCGCGGATTATATCGTGGCGCCGAAGGAAGTTGTCGTGCCGTACGAAGGGCTTTCGTTCCCGGTCGCTTCGCTTGTGGAGCCGCTGGGGGTTGCGGTAGATTTGACCGAGGTCGTCGATATTCAAATGGGTGACGACGTGCTGGTGCTGGGCCTCGGACCGATCGGCCTGATGGCGCTGCGGCTGGCGAAGCTGAGAGGCGCCCGCAAAATCTACGCCGCGGCCCGCTCGCACTCCGTCAAGCGCATCGAGACGGCGCTCGCCTTCGGGGCGGACGAGATCATCTATACGGATAAGACGCCGCTCGAGACATATCCGTTCGAGCGGGGCGGCGTGGACCGGGTGCTCGTGACGGCGCCGCCGTCCACGATTCCGTCCGCGTTCAAGGCGGCTCGGACCGGCGGCGTGATCGGCTTCATCGGCATCGAATTCGGTGCCGGGGCTAACATTACGTTCGACGCGAACGAGTTTCACTTCAAGAAGCTGCAGCTGCGCGCCTCGCACGCGACGCCGGCGCTGTTCTTCCCGCGCTGCATCGAGCTCTTGAAATCGGGCGCGGTGGACGGCGATGCGCTCGTCACGCATACGTTCGGACTCGAGCAGTTCGCGGATGCAATGAAAGAGCTGCGCGACGACCGCGGCTCCGCGATCAAGATGGTCATGGTGAATCCTTAA
- a CDS encoding Gfo/Idh/MocA family protein, whose product MQPTTIALIGAGQRGHVYTEYALLHPDKLKVVAVAEADPARRAAFQHLHAIDNANAYADWSDLLAAPKLAEAVLICLQDRMHFEPTNIALEAGYHVLLEKPMSTDPAECLLMGRKAAQTERHFDICHVLRYSPFFAKLKELLDGGAVGRLMSIQHNENVAHWHQAHSYVRGNWRRSDESSPMILAKSCHDLDILLWLAGADCVRISSFGSLSHFRSENAPEGAPTHCLHGCPVQDECLYYAPRTYLTDDTSWPTAVISNDMSYEAREEALRNGPYGRCVYRCDNDVVDHQVVNLEFANEVTAAFTMSAFTNENHRTLKLMGTLGEIRGAMDKNEIELIRFGGETTLIALDDTGGHVGHGGGDLRLIEGFVDSLRNSEAAENRTSAKTSVQSHLMAFAAEHARVTHQVVEMDVYTEQLMAAGRDVR is encoded by the coding sequence ATGCAACCTACGACAATCGCGCTTATCGGCGCAGGCCAGCGCGGGCATGTCTATACCGAATATGCCTTGCTGCACCCCGACAAACTCAAGGTCGTCGCCGTCGCCGAAGCGGACCCAGCGCGCAGAGCGGCCTTTCAACACCTGCACGCGATCGATAATGCTAATGCCTACGCGGACTGGAGCGACCTGCTGGCCGCTCCGAAGCTAGCCGAGGCAGTCTTAATCTGTCTGCAGGACCGCATGCACTTCGAGCCAACCAACATAGCGCTCGAGGCCGGCTATCATGTCCTGCTGGAGAAGCCCATGTCGACCGATCCGGCGGAATGTCTCTTGATGGGACGCAAGGCCGCGCAGACGGAACGGCACTTCGATATTTGCCATGTGCTGCGGTACTCTCCGTTCTTCGCCAAACTGAAGGAGCTGCTGGACGGCGGAGCGGTCGGCAGACTCATGTCCATTCAGCACAACGAGAACGTGGCGCACTGGCATCAAGCGCACAGCTACGTTCGTGGCAACTGGCGGCGCAGCGACGAATCGAGCCCCATGATTTTGGCAAAGTCCTGCCATGATCTCGACATCCTGCTGTGGCTGGCGGGTGCCGACTGCGTCCGGATCTCCTCCTTCGGCTCGCTGTCTCATTTCCGCTCGGAGAATGCGCCTGAAGGCGCGCCGACGCACTGCCTGCACGGCTGCCCCGTGCAGGACGAATGCCTGTACTATGCGCCGCGAACCTATCTGACCGACGACACGTCCTGGCCGACCGCCGTCATCAGCAACGATATGAGCTACGAGGCGCGTGAGGAAGCGCTGCGGAACGGCCCGTACGGACGCTGCGTCTATCGCTGCGATAACGACGTCGTCGACCACCAGGTCGTCAACCTGGAATTCGCCAACGAAGTGACGGCGGCGTTTACGATGAGCGCGTTCACGAACGAGAACCACCGGACGCTCAAGCTGATGGGCACCTTGGGGGAAATCCGCGGCGCGATGGATAAGAACGAGATCGAGCTCATCCGCTTCGGCGGCGAAACGACCCTGATCGCCCTCGATGATACCGGCGGCCATGTCGGCCACGGAGGCGGCGACCTGCGCCTGATCGAAGGCTTCGTCGATTCCTTGCGAAACAGCGAAGCCGCGGAGAACCGCACCTCCGCCAAAACCTCCGTGCAGAGCCATCTAATGGCATTCGCCGCCGAGCATGCGCGGGTAACGCATCAGGTCGTGGAGATGGATGTCTATACGGAACAGCTGATGGCTGCGGGGAGGGACGTACGATGA
- a CDS encoding SPFH domain-containing protein, producing the protein MGLFSFIKGQFIEVIEWVEDTHSIVYRFPAYDNAIKMGAQLTVREGQAAIFLNEGTIADVFGPGRYELSTQNMPVLTALKAWKHAFNSPFKADVYFVNTTNVTDQKWGTTNPVLMRDKEFGMVRVRGFGNYSFKVKDPALFMREILGSQADFDPQQIGGFFKTMIVSGVSDLLAESAIPIIDLAMHYDELSSLGNTKLQSNFAAIGLALTGFVIENISLPEEVEKMVDRRSSMNIAGNLDQYMKFQAAESMREAANNPGGIAGAGAGLGAGMAMGQIMSQAFAGSNQQSPPTAGTEQASQPNPSAANPEDKTEPCCNCSHTLRANDKFCPECGTARPERRFCHECGGPLSAGAKFCSGCGTKV; encoded by the coding sequence ATGGGACTGTTTTCTTTTATCAAAGGCCAGTTTATCGAGGTTATCGAATGGGTGGAGGATACGCATTCCATCGTGTATCGGTTCCCGGCGTACGACAATGCGATCAAGATGGGCGCGCAGCTGACGGTGCGCGAAGGACAGGCGGCGATCTTCCTGAACGAAGGCACCATCGCCGATGTATTCGGACCGGGGCGGTATGAACTGAGCACGCAGAACATGCCGGTGTTGACGGCGCTCAAAGCATGGAAGCACGCGTTCAACTCGCCGTTCAAGGCGGATGTGTATTTCGTTAATACGACCAACGTCACCGACCAGAAATGGGGCACGACAAATCCGGTTCTAATGCGCGACAAGGAATTCGGCATGGTGCGTGTGCGCGGCTTCGGGAACTATTCCTTCAAAGTGAAGGACCCCGCCTTGTTCATGAGGGAAATTCTCGGTTCGCAGGCGGATTTTGATCCGCAGCAAATCGGCGGCTTCTTCAAGACGATGATCGTTTCCGGCGTGAGCGATTTGCTGGCCGAATCGGCGATCCCAATCATTGATCTGGCCATGCATTATGATGAGCTCAGCTCGCTCGGGAACACCAAGCTGCAATCGAATTTCGCGGCGATCGGGCTTGCGCTGACGGGCTTCGTCATCGAGAACATCTCGCTTCCCGAAGAGGTCGAGAAGATGGTCGACCGCAGGTCGTCGATGAATATTGCCGGAAACCTCGATCAATACATGAAGTTTCAAGCTGCGGAGTCGATGCGCGAGGCGGCGAACAATCCGGGCGGCATTGCCGGCGCCGGAGCGGGGCTAGGCGCCGGCATGGCCATGGGACAGATCATGAGCCAGGCGTTTGCCGGGTCCAATCAGCAATCTCCTCCGACTGCGGGCACGGAGCAGGCATCGCAGCCGAACCCGTCAGCCGCGAACCCGGAGGATAAGACCGAGCCGTGCTGCAATTGCAGCCATACGCTTCGAGCGAACGATAAATTCTGCCCCGAGTGCGGAACGGCCCGCCCGGAACGCCGTTTCTGCCACGAGTGCGGCGGCCCGCTGAGTGCGGGAGCGAAGTTCTGCTCCGGCTGCGGCACCAAAGTGTAA
- a CDS encoding GntR family transcriptional regulator gives MKLSRIEKPLYAQIANIVKDRILHGVYPVGTNIPTEPQLEDEFQVSKVTVRGAIKLLAQDGYVETGSGKGTKVIRSTSASKLSKLKRFTEVLVEEGHRIHKQLFHAEHAGNEEGSMAHRLFGERCLRIERLYHLNDEPYIHYTHYLSSKAANIELSDLNAQSLYGLLEEQGVSLDKYRDEFSVSASPPASVLAALRIEEGTPLLKRSRFAYDESGDLIEYSEGFYHTERHHYVVNYDV, from the coding sequence ATGAAGTTATCCCGCATCGAGAAGCCTTTATATGCGCAAATCGCGAACATCGTGAAGGACCGGATCCTGCACGGCGTGTATCCGGTAGGAACGAATATCCCGACGGAGCCGCAGCTCGAGGATGAATTTCAGGTCAGCAAAGTGACGGTGCGAGGCGCGATTAAGCTGCTGGCGCAGGATGGCTACGTCGAGACGGGCAGCGGCAAGGGAACGAAGGTGATCCGCAGCACGTCCGCCTCCAAGCTGTCCAAGCTGAAGCGGTTCACGGAGGTGCTGGTCGAAGAAGGCCACCGGATTCATAAGCAGCTGTTCCATGCCGAGCATGCCGGCAACGAAGAAGGGTCGATGGCGCACCGCTTGTTCGGCGAGCGATGCCTGCGGATCGAACGGCTGTACCATCTGAACGACGAGCCCTATATTCATTACACGCATTATTTGTCCAGCAAGGCCGCGAACATCGAGCTGTCCGACTTGAACGCGCAGTCGCTCTACGGTTTATTAGAGGAGCAGGGGGTGTCGCTGGACAAGTACCGGGATGAATTTTCCGTCTCTGCATCGCCGCCGGCTTCCGTTCTGGCCGCGCTGCGAATCGAGGAAGGGACGCCGCTTCTAAAGCGTTCGCGATTCGCTTATGACGAGAGCGGGGACTTGATCGAATACAGCGAAGGCTTCTATCATACCGAACGCCATCACTACGTCGTGAATTACGACGTCTAA
- a CDS encoding carbohydrate ABC transporter permease has product MPTNRLWMTAFLLPCLLMFVVLIGIPLINVVWTSFADYSTFSSPVFSGWHNYDQLLFHDADFWAAVRHTLLWVTLQCTVGVAIGVTVALMLFRKPAGWKFFRAIYMIPSIIPTVASGIMFYLLLNPEFGIVKPLQRLLGAHGQPVNLFGNSSYAFWALTLTWIFYSAICTVIVMAELGTVSGSLLEAARIDGASRLQIDLFILVPLLRGVIGTCVILAAVSMITQFDTIFVTTRGGPGASTLNLSVYLYNTATLNNDYGMTNAISVMQILIGLLIVFITGKAFKLGETHD; this is encoded by the coding sequence ATGCCAACCAACCGGCTATGGATGACCGCTTTCCTGCTGCCTTGTCTGCTCATGTTCGTCGTTCTGATCGGTATCCCGCTCATCAACGTCGTATGGACATCCTTCGCGGACTACTCGACATTCTCCAGTCCGGTCTTCTCCGGCTGGCACAATTACGACCAGCTGCTGTTTCATGACGCCGACTTCTGGGCCGCCGTCCGCCATACGCTGCTCTGGGTCACGCTCCAATGCACCGTGGGTGTGGCCATCGGCGTCACGGTCGCGCTGATGCTGTTCCGCAAGCCCGCGGGCTGGAAGTTCTTCCGGGCGATCTATATGATTCCGAGCATTATCCCCACCGTCGCTTCGGGTATTATGTTCTATCTGCTTCTGAACCCCGAATTCGGCATCGTCAAGCCGCTGCAGCGGCTGCTTGGCGCCCACGGCCAGCCGGTCAACCTCTTCGGCAACAGTTCATACGCTTTCTGGGCGCTGACGCTGACCTGGATTTTCTATTCCGCCATCTGTACCGTCATTGTCATGGCGGAGCTTGGAACCGTTTCCGGCTCGCTGCTCGAAGCGGCTCGGATCGACGGTGCATCGCGCCTGCAGATTGATCTATTCATCCTGGTTCCGCTGCTTCGCGGCGTCATCGGCACCTGCGTCATTCTTGCCGCGGTCAGCATGATCACCCAATTCGACACTATCTTCGTGACCACCAGAGGGGGACCTGGCGCCTCCACGCTAAATCTGTCCGTCTATCTCTACAACACCGCGACGCTGAATAACGACTACGGTATGACCAATGCCATCAGCGTCATGCAAATTCTGATCGGCCTGCTCATCGTCTTCATCACGGGAAAAGCTTTCAAGCTGGGTGAAACCCATGACTAA